In Sphingobium sp. EP60837, one genomic interval encodes:
- a CDS encoding thiamine pyrophosphate-dependent enzyme, giving the protein MDRVQIVHENFLTKVGGATLPAGRAPAGPLSNAQAVSIYRSGCLSRSLDRISRVMQSKGEGYYTIGSSGHEGMAAVAAALRPCDMAFLHYRDVAFQIERANQVPGQSIAWDMLLSFACSSEDPISGGRHKVLGSKALNIPPQTSTIASHLPKAVGAAYSIGLARRRPPEHQALDNDAIVMCSFGDASANHSTAQGAFNTAQWTAYQGVPMPLLFVCEDNGIGISTKTPRGWIAAGFSHRPGLQYFACDGLDIYDTYRVTLEAAEFVRTRRKPAFLHVRTVRFYGHAGADMPTTYMAREELEAEEANDPLLHAVRLMDEAGALAPPDALAIYQQTEERVERIAAEAVTRPRLKTAAEVMAHLIPPHRACQRVNGPSADTRAEAFGGDLKAMASPQIMSRLINWALTDLMLAHGEIILMGEDVGRKGGVYGVTQKLSARFGRTRVIDTLLDEQSILGLGIGMAHNGFLPMPEIQFLAYLHNAEDQLRGEAATLPFFSKGQFTNPMVLRIAGLGYQKGFGGHFHNDNSVAVLRDIPGLILACPSNGADAAMMLRECVRLAREEQRLVVFLEPIALYPMRDLHEPGDGGWLHLYPDPSERIPFGQVGRHGDGDDLALLTFGNGTYLSRQAQKRLGGEGIAARVIDIRWLSPLPEASIVEALGGARKVLIVDETRRTGGVAEALMALLTERTNLPHARLTAEDSFIATGPAYGATMPSADDIVTAARKLVRGDAQ; this is encoded by the coding sequence ATGGATCGCGTCCAGATCGTCCACGAGAACTTCCTCACCAAGGTCGGCGGCGCCACGCTCCCGGCCGGCCGCGCGCCTGCGGGCCCGCTCAGCAATGCGCAGGCCGTGTCGATCTATCGCTCCGGCTGCCTGTCGCGCTCGCTCGACCGGATCAGCCGGGTCATGCAATCGAAGGGTGAGGGCTATTATACCATCGGCTCTTCCGGCCACGAGGGCATGGCCGCGGTCGCCGCAGCGCTGCGACCCTGCGACATGGCGTTCCTCCATTATCGCGACGTCGCATTTCAGATCGAGCGGGCGAACCAGGTGCCCGGCCAGTCGATCGCCTGGGATATGCTGCTCTCCTTCGCCTGTTCGTCGGAGGATCCGATCTCGGGTGGCCGCCATAAGGTGCTGGGTTCGAAAGCGCTCAATATACCGCCGCAGACCTCGACGATCGCGAGCCACCTGCCCAAGGCCGTCGGTGCTGCCTATTCGATCGGCCTGGCCCGCCGCCGTCCGCCCGAACATCAGGCGCTCGACAATGATGCGATCGTGATGTGCTCCTTTGGCGACGCATCGGCCAACCACTCGACCGCTCAGGGCGCCTTCAACACGGCGCAATGGACCGCGTATCAGGGCGTCCCCATGCCGCTGCTCTTCGTGTGCGAGGATAATGGCATTGGCATCTCGACCAAGACTCCAAGAGGCTGGATCGCCGCCGGCTTCTCGCATCGCCCGGGGCTTCAATATTTCGCCTGTGACGGGCTCGACATCTACGATACGTATCGCGTCACGCTGGAGGCGGCGGAATTTGTCCGCACCCGGCGCAAGCCCGCCTTTCTCCATGTCCGCACTGTCCGATTCTATGGACATGCCGGCGCCGATATGCCCACCACCTATATGGCGCGCGAGGAGTTGGAGGCTGAGGAAGCCAATGATCCGCTTCTGCACGCCGTTCGCCTGATGGACGAGGCCGGCGCCCTCGCGCCGCCCGATGCGCTTGCGATCTACCAACAGACCGAGGAGCGCGTGGAGCGCATCGCTGCCGAAGCCGTCACCCGACCACGGTTGAAGACGGCGGCCGAGGTGATGGCTCATCTGATCCCGCCGCACCGGGCCTGCCAGCGCGTCAACGGCCCCTCGGCCGACACCCGCGCCGAAGCCTTTGGCGGTGACCTCAAGGCCATGGCGTCGCCGCAGATCATGTCGCGCCTGATCAATTGGGCGCTCACCGACCTGATGCTCGCGCATGGCGAAATCATTCTCATGGGCGAGGATGTCGGCCGCAAGGGCGGTGTCTATGGCGTCACCCAAAAACTGAGCGCGCGCTTTGGCCGGACCCGGGTGATCGACACGTTGCTCGATGAGCAGTCGATCCTCGGCCTGGGGATCGGCATGGCGCACAATGGTTTCCTGCCGATGCCGGAAATCCAGTTCCTCGCTTATCTTCACAATGCCGAGGACCAGCTCCGCGGCGAAGCGGCGACCCTCCCGTTCTTCTCCAAGGGCCAGTTCACCAATCCGATGGTCCTGCGGATCGCGGGGCTCGGCTATCAAAAGGGTTTCGGAGGCCACTTCCACAACGATAATTCGGTAGCGGTGCTGCGCGACATCCCGGGTCTCATCCTCGCTTGCCCGTCAAATGGCGCGGACGCCGCCATGATGCTACGCGAATGCGTGCGCCTGGCGCGGGAAGAGCAGCGGCTCGTCGTCTTTCTCGAGCCGATCGCGCTATATCCGATGCGCGATCTTCACGAGCCTGGGGATGGGGGCTGGCTCCACCTCTATCCCGACCCATCGGAACGCATCCCTTTCGGTCAGGTCGGCCGCCATGGCGATGGCGACGATCTTGCGCTCCTCACCTTCGGCAATGGCACCTATCTCAGCCGCCAGGCGCAAAAGCGGCTTGGAGGAGAAGGGATCGCTGCGCGTGTCATCGACATACGCTGGCTCTCGCCCTTGCCCGAGGCGAGCATTGTCGAAGCGCTCGGGGGCGCGCGCAAGGTTTTGATCGTCGATGAGACCCGCCGTACGGGCGGCGTCGCCGAGGCGCTGATGGCGTTGCTCACAGAGCGCACGAATCTACCCCATGCCCGGCTCACCGCCGAGGACAGCTTCATCGCGACTGGGCCCGCCTATGGCGCGACGATGCCGTCGGCCGACGACATCGTCACCGCCGCCCGCAAGCTCGTGCGGGGGGACGCGCAATGA
- a CDS encoding DUF5985 family protein → MTGAIFPAIVYALCFATSSACAILLWRSYARSGARLLFWSAACFTLLAMNNLFLVIDLALIPTADLQLVRLLLSLCAVGVLLFGFIWESEEDI, encoded by the coding sequence ATGACAGGAGCGATTTTCCCGGCGATTGTGTACGCCCTATGTTTTGCGACAAGTTCGGCTTGCGCCATTCTGCTTTGGCGTAGCTATGCGCGGAGTGGTGCACGGCTGCTATTCTGGAGCGCCGCGTGCTTCACTCTGCTGGCCATGAACAACCTGTTTCTCGTAATTGATCTGGCACTTATCCCGACCGCCGACCTGCAGCTTGTGCGGCTGCTACTATCGCTTTGCGCAGTCGGCGTGCTCCTGTTCGGCTTCATCTGGGAAAGTGAGGAGGACATATGA
- a CDS encoding DUF5985 family protein translates to MTLPAFLSGAVSFGFFLISLFFLRFWRETRDPLFVAFSVSFLLLGIGQIILGLGGMPDEQRSLVYLVRFTAFLLIIRAVVAKNRAI, encoded by the coding sequence ATGACCTTGCCGGCCTTTCTCTCCGGAGCCGTTTCCTTTGGCTTTTTCCTGATATCGCTGTTCTTCCTGCGCTTTTGGCGGGAAACGCGCGACCCTCTCTTCGTCGCCTTCTCAGTCTCGTTTCTGCTCCTGGGTATCGGCCAAATCATTCTCGGGCTTGGCGGGATGCCGGATGAACAAAGGAGCTTGGTGTATCTCGTGCGGTTCACCGCCTTCCTGCTGATCATCCGAGCTGTCGTCGCCAAGAACCGCGCGATTTAA
- a CDS encoding MarR family winged helix-turn-helix transcriptional regulator codes for MKAADAELKDEDYAALAEFRFALRQFQAFSDDRATQMGLTPQQHQALLTLRAAPPEDATVGFVAKRLLLKPHSATGLVDRLEKLGMVTRYSTEADRRRAQLQLTPRALELLANLSAAHRDEIQRLRPLLDQLFTRFS; via the coding sequence ATGAAGGCTGCAGACGCCGAACTGAAGGATGAAGATTATGCTGCGCTCGCAGAGTTCCGCTTCGCGCTGCGACAGTTTCAGGCGTTCAGTGATGATCGCGCGACGCAAATGGGTCTCACGCCACAGCAGCATCAGGCACTCCTGACCCTACGCGCCGCGCCGCCGGAGGATGCGACGGTTGGTTTTGTCGCGAAGCGACTTTTGCTGAAGCCACACAGCGCAACGGGGTTGGTTGATCGCCTGGAGAAGTTGGGCATGGTGACCCGGTACTCGACGGAGGCGGATCGTCGCCGTGCGCAGCTGCAACTAACGCCGCGCGCCCTGGAGCTGCTGGCTAACCTGTCTGCTGCGCATCGAGATGAAATCCAGCGTCTGCGGCCTCTGCTTGATCAATTGTTCACCCGCTTTTCATAA
- a CDS encoding chloride channel protein, translating to MIREAPASSENAKLGDHSADRRMIMLAAMALFVGSGGAVGAWMLLKMIALAINLFWYGRLSSAEADMADSVVGMGVLIIPLAGSLIVGLIARYGSEKIRGHGIPEAIETILFGESRLSLKVAVLKPVSSAISIGSGGPFGAEGPIIMTGGAIGSLFAQCFHLSAAERKTLLVAGAAAGMTAIFGTPLAAILLATEVLLFEWKPRSFVPVVLAVLVAFAWRPWLIGSGPMFAADLHVPAGVWPLVCAIGMGLLLGVEATLLSTALYQIEDSFHRLPLHWMWWPALGSIAVGLGGLIDPRVLGAGYANIHALLGNSLEMRAIATLLAIKAIVWLIALGSGTSGGVLAPLLILGGALGCLVGQYLPGDAGFWAMIGMAGIMSGAMRAPMTGALFAAELTGEFDALPICIAGAVSAYAVSVLLMRRSILTEKIARRGRHIFQEYSVDALDLLQARELMTVDPDTLSGEMTVEAAIAFFHNDANHRSYPLVDGAGRLQGLVSRSDVLRWQVEGVDGATSLVENLSDPSQPSAFPESPGGVVADLIVQSGVGRIPIIEGESRKVVGILTRQDLLKARHKIRTGETERTRHARWRVNPLVTS from the coding sequence ATGATTCGAGAAGCCCCCGCGTCGTCCGAAAATGCAAAGCTGGGTGATCACAGCGCGGATCGGCGCATGATCATGCTGGCTGCAATGGCGCTCTTCGTCGGAAGCGGCGGCGCGGTTGGGGCATGGATGCTGCTCAAGATGATTGCGCTAGCGATCAACCTTTTTTGGTATGGGCGCTTGTCATCGGCGGAGGCGGACATGGCCGACAGCGTCGTGGGCATGGGCGTGTTGATCATTCCGCTGGCTGGCAGCCTGATCGTCGGTCTGATCGCCCGCTACGGGTCAGAGAAGATACGCGGGCACGGCATACCCGAAGCCATCGAGACAATATTGTTCGGGGAAAGCCGGCTTTCGCTGAAGGTTGCGGTCCTCAAGCCTGTTTCCTCCGCAATTTCTATTGGCAGCGGGGGTCCGTTTGGGGCGGAAGGGCCCATTATCATGACAGGTGGCGCGATCGGGTCGTTATTTGCCCAATGTTTTCATTTGAGCGCCGCGGAACGCAAGACGCTGCTCGTCGCGGGAGCGGCCGCCGGGATGACGGCGATTTTTGGTACGCCGCTGGCCGCCATATTGCTGGCGACTGAAGTGCTGCTGTTCGAATGGAAGCCGCGGAGCTTCGTGCCGGTCGTGCTTGCCGTGCTGGTTGCTTTTGCCTGGCGGCCTTGGCTCATCGGCAGCGGGCCGATGTTCGCTGCAGATCTACATGTGCCCGCTGGCGTATGGCCGTTGGTGTGCGCGATCGGGATGGGCCTGCTTCTTGGTGTCGAGGCGACACTGCTTTCGACAGCGCTTTACCAGATTGAGGATAGCTTTCACCGCCTGCCCCTCCATTGGATGTGGTGGCCTGCGCTGGGGTCGATCGCCGTCGGGCTAGGCGGTTTGATTGATCCCCGGGTGTTGGGAGCAGGATATGCCAATATACACGCTCTGCTAGGAAACAGCCTTGAGATGCGGGCGATCGCGACGTTGTTGGCTATAAAGGCAATTGTCTGGCTCATTGCACTCGGTTCAGGCACTTCAGGTGGCGTGCTGGCACCACTGTTGATCCTGGGCGGAGCGCTGGGGTGTCTGGTCGGACAGTATCTGCCGGGGGACGCCGGCTTTTGGGCCATGATCGGTATGGCGGGCATCATGAGTGGGGCGATGCGGGCGCCGATGACGGGCGCGCTATTCGCCGCCGAACTCACAGGCGAGTTCGATGCGCTGCCAATTTGCATCGCCGGAGCGGTGAGCGCCTACGCCGTCAGCGTGTTGCTGATGCGCCGGTCGATCCTGACAGAGAAGATCGCGCGACGCGGGCGGCACATTTTTCAGGAGTATAGCGTCGATGCGCTGGATCTGTTGCAGGCGAGGGAATTGATGACGGTAGATCCCGACACCCTTTCGGGCGAGATGACCGTGGAGGCGGCGATCGCGTTCTTCCACAATGACGCAAACCACCGCAGCTATCCCTTGGTCGATGGTGCCGGACGCTTGCAAGGGCTGGTGTCGCGCAGCGATGTGCTGCGCTGGCAGGTTGAAGGGGTGGATGGCGCGACTTCGTTGGTTGAGAATTTGTCGGACCCCTCCCAGCCTTCCGCCTTTCCGGAAAGCCCAGGCGGGGTGGTGGCCGACCTCATTGTTCAGTCTGGCGTCGGGCGCATTCCCATCATTGAAGGGGAAAGCCGCAAGGTAGTCGGCATTCTGACGCGCCAGGACCTGTTAAAAGCCCGGCACAAAATTCGGACCGGCGAAACGGAGCGGACGCGTCACGCCAGGTGGAGGGTGAACCCCCTCGTTACCAGTTGA
- a CDS encoding type II toxin-antitoxin system VapC family toxin: protein MYLLDTDILSDLVRHPRGVIGARITALPAEAVSTSIIVASELRFGAERRGSERLTAQLEGILKRLPVLPLADDADRHYGVLRASLERHGTPIGANDMVIAAHALALDATLVTVNVRAFARVPGLRVENWLRLAGA, encoded by the coding sequence ATGTACCTTCTTGACACCGACATCCTGTCAGACCTGGTCCGGCATCCCCGGGGCGTGATTGGGGCGCGGATCACGGCGCTGCCGGCGGAGGCTGTCAGCACGAGCATTATCGTCGCCAGCGAGCTGCGCTTTGGCGCCGAACGGCGCGGCTCCGAGCGATTGACCGCGCAGCTTGAGGGTATCCTCAAACGCCTTCCCGTCCTGCCGCTGGCTGATGACGCAGACCGCCACTACGGCGTTTTGCGCGCATCGCTCGAACGACACGGCACCCCGATCGGCGCGAATGACATGGTCATCGCGGCGCATGCGCTGGCGCTCGATGCGACGCTGGTAACGGTCAATGTCCGTGCGTTCGCCCGTGTTCCGGGCCTGAGGGTGGAGAATTGGCTCCGGCTGGCCGGTGCATGA
- a CDS encoding antitoxin yields MNAERHVKLFENGRSQAVRIPREFELPGNDAIMRKEGQRLIIEPAPVLSLAAYLATLQPIEEDFSIGQFERRAMTLQSPGPL; encoded by the coding sequence ATGAACGCCGAGCGCCACGTCAAACTGTTCGAGAACGGCCGCAGCCAGGCGGTCCGCATTCCGCGTGAGTTTGAACTGCCGGGCAACGACGCGATCATGCGCAAGGAAGGCCAGCGGTTGATCATCGAACCCGCGCCTGTCCTGTCGCTGGCTGCCTATCTGGCAACCCTGCAGCCCATCGAGGAGGATTTTAGCATAGGCCAATTCGAAAGGCGAGCCATGACGCTTCAGTCCCCCGGCCCGCTTTGA
- a CDS encoding site-specific integrase, whose protein sequence is MSVDTGGLACASANDLAWAVTAMRVGERVVINEAYQAASSPHSIRALKSDLEAFDLWCRRTGRIALPATPQVVADYCDARAGQGAKPASLARYKASIAKLHQLLDLKDPTQAELVKLTLRAIQRAQGSAQAQARPLRFKGPVRDVVAEAPRGLNIRALLDSCGDTLPELRDKALLSTAYDSGLRASELVAIQVEHILDATDPEARLLRVPRSKGDPEGEGATAFLSPRSVRAVTAWLEAAGIAAGPLFRRVQVRRIRARPAVPGEPVGTRDADGHWRWRRGEGTPAQPARVAYDVGTAALHPGSIGPLWRAIIRRAFARGALPDLTAEDLAHLLQGISAHSTRVGLNQDLFVSGEELAGIMDALRWKSPRMPLAYNRNLAAEQGAAGRLMRKLGA, encoded by the coding sequence ATTTCCGTCGATACCGGCGGTCTCGCGTGCGCATCGGCCAACGATCTCGCCTGGGCCGTGACTGCCATGCGCGTCGGCGAGCGTGTCGTGATCAACGAAGCTTATCAGGCGGCCTCATCCCCGCATTCGATCCGCGCGCTGAAAAGCGACCTCGAGGCCTTCGACCTGTGGTGCCGCCGCACCGGCCGGATCGCCCTGCCCGCCACGCCGCAAGTGGTGGCCGACTATTGCGACGCGCGCGCCGGGCAGGGGGCGAAACCCGCCTCGCTCGCCCGCTACAAGGCCTCGATCGCCAAGCTCCACCAGCTGCTCGACCTCAAGGATCCGACCCAAGCCGAACTGGTCAAGCTCACGCTGCGCGCGATCCAGCGGGCGCAGGGCAGCGCGCAAGCCCAGGCGCGGCCGCTGCGGTTCAAGGGGCCGGTCCGCGATGTCGTCGCCGAGGCGCCGCGCGGGCTCAATATCCGGGCGTTGCTCGACAGCTGCGGCGACACCCTGCCCGAGCTGCGCGACAAGGCGCTGTTGTCCACCGCCTATGATAGCGGGCTGCGCGCTTCCGAGCTGGTGGCGATCCAGGTGGAGCACATTCTCGACGCGACCGACCCCGAGGCGCGGCTGCTGCGAGTGCCGCGTTCTAAGGGCGATCCCGAAGGGGAGGGGGCAACCGCGTTCCTGAGCCCGCGCAGCGTGCGTGCGGTCACCGCCTGGTTGGAGGCGGCGGGGATTGCGGCGGGGCCGTTGTTCCGCCGGGTGCAGGTGCGGCGGATCCGCGCGCGCCCCGCTGTCCCAGGGGAGCCGGTCGGCACCCGCGACGCGGACGGCCACTGGCGGTGGCGCCGCGGGGAGGGGACGCCAGCGCAGCCCGCCCGGGTCGCCTATGACGTGGGGACGGCGGCGCTGCATCCCGGCTCGATCGGGCCGCTCTGGCGCGCGATCATCCGCCGCGCCTTCGCCCGCGGCGCGCTGCCGGATCTGACGGCGGAGGACCTCGCGCACCTGCTCCAGGGGATCAGCGCCCATTCGACGCGGGTGGGGCTCAACCAGGATCTGTTCGTCAGCGGCGAGGAACTCGCCGGGATCATGGACGCGCTGCGCTGGAAAAGCCCGCGCATGCCGCTCGCCTACAACCGGAACCTCGCCGCCGAGCAGGGGGCGGCCGGGCGGCTGATGCGGAAGCTGGGCGCATAG
- a CDS encoding TetR/AcrR family transcriptional regulator: protein MIVAQGHRHMAEVGFAHFSSREVAKRIGYSVGTLYNVFGSYDRLIVAINTRTFDLWADFLEARLSDNPEDRIAALVEGYFDFARDNLHIWMAIYDHRLPLGVRMPEDYARQRAGLTEVVVREVTAVLPRKAKDLAPRLARSLVATVHGHCTFALNGSFILLGETEPLEMAITRVKESLRAAGAKL from the coding sequence ATGATCGTTGCGCAGGGCCACCGCCACATGGCGGAGGTGGGCTTTGCTCATTTCTCCTCGCGGGAGGTGGCCAAGCGTATCGGTTATTCAGTCGGTACGCTCTATAATGTGTTCGGCAGCTACGACCGACTGATTGTTGCAATCAACACGCGCACCTTCGATCTTTGGGCCGATTTTCTGGAGGCCCGCCTGTCTGACAATCCGGAGGACCGCATCGCTGCGCTGGTTGAAGGCTATTTCGACTTCGCCCGGGACAATCTCCACATCTGGATGGCGATTTACGATCATCGCCTGCCGCTTGGCGTCCGGATGCCGGAAGACTATGCCCGGCAGCGCGCGGGCCTCACCGAAGTCGTCGTCCGCGAAGTAACCGCTGTCCTTCCGCGCAAAGCCAAGGATCTTGCGCCGCGCCTGGCGCGCTCACTGGTCGCCACGGTCCATGGCCATTGCACCTTCGCGCTCAACGGCAGCTTCATCCTTTTGGGCGAGACGGAGCCGCTCGAAATGGCCATCACCCGCGTCAAGGAATCCTTGAGGGCCGCAGGGGCAAAGCTGTAA
- a CDS encoding DUF2339 domain-containing protein, which yields MSKPRPLPKKVEAAAPVEPAKDASPPPIEAARPSFGFEEMFGRRLPIWAGGGTLTVAGVLLVKYSIDVGLLSPLVRVVLGLLFGGALISAAEIALRQEERVRDGRVRQALAGAGLATLYFSILAAHGLYGLVGPVTAFAGLAGVTALAMGLSLRFGAPSALLGLAGGLAAPALVEAGQPNVPLLSFYLALAVGGLSALSRTQRWMWLGVSALIGGAGWGVALLAMGVLDWASSLSVGLLVLTLGVALPFFALRGARATALRIGAAVVAAAQMAALVATGGFALLHWGLFGLLSIALVWLGREASLRPLAAVGMGVALMLAGVWRDPQIGRFALVLAGGGAIYGGAALWRLWRAGGGLIEAGQFAGLALAGFAVAFLHFYRAGLDQTFAGLALGAAVLPAGALVSGWRRPRDDARFVTLATAAGLLLVVAGALGLPGWAFAAVIAAVAAGLLTLGEKAGDRRVEYSGWGFAFAALVAVAGSDDVVRLWGEGAAGMPLRWIAVAATAGLFAWRAIFAEGRMVAQGVAVLLAYGAMTQVVPSIWVPVGAALLLALVAEGARRLQAGRMLAGLGVAAALVGLWALWPLAIWLVHALFSLLGEPVLVRDLPALGESVRRLAVPAGLLGVALWRAGAVLGPWERRAGWGLAGMLGVVAAHVAYKQVFGLTNVADVTRLAFAERTVWQGLLIGAGLGLWRVGRKVAMPLTAAGLAHLLIYTMLLHNPLWFPQTVGAWPVMNLLLPASALAFGALWLIEKMGPEWSWTRRPVDMARMVLMALFALATLRQMFVGSMLTVPGLSQAEDILRSVLALGMAIGFLLWGIHRRAKDWRMASLLLMLAAVAKVFLLDASGLSGLLRIGSFLALGFSLIGIGWLYNRVLREPLNDSTRIAA from the coding sequence GTGTCGAAGCCCCGCCCCCTGCCGAAAAAGGTGGAAGCAGCCGCGCCCGTTGAACCTGCAAAAGACGCCTCCCCTCCCCCGATCGAAGCCGCCCGGCCGTCCTTTGGCTTTGAAGAGATGTTCGGGCGGCGTTTGCCGATCTGGGCCGGCGGGGGGACGCTGACGGTGGCGGGGGTGCTGCTGGTCAAATATTCGATCGATGTAGGATTGCTTTCGCCACTGGTGCGGGTCGTGCTTGGGCTGCTGTTCGGCGGGGCCTTGATCAGTGCGGCGGAAATCGCGCTGCGGCAGGAGGAGCGGGTGCGCGATGGAAGGGTGCGACAGGCGCTCGCAGGGGCTGGGCTGGCAACGCTCTATTTCAGCATATTGGCGGCGCATGGGCTCTATGGGCTGGTGGGTCCGGTGACGGCTTTTGCGGGACTGGCGGGCGTAACGGCGCTGGCCATGGGGCTGTCGTTGCGCTTTGGGGCGCCGAGTGCGTTGCTGGGGTTGGCCGGCGGTCTCGCAGCGCCCGCGCTGGTCGAGGCAGGGCAGCCCAATGTGCCGCTGCTTAGCTTCTATCTGGCGCTTGCGGTCGGAGGCCTCTCTGCTTTGTCGCGAACCCAGCGGTGGATGTGGCTGGGCGTCAGCGCGCTGATCGGCGGCGCGGGTTGGGGCGTTGCGCTGCTCGCCATGGGGGTGCTGGATTGGGCGTCCTCACTGTCGGTCGGGTTGCTGGTGCTGACGCTGGGCGTGGCCCTGCCCTTCTTCGCCTTAAGAGGCGCGCGGGCCACGGCTTTGCGCATCGGCGCGGCTGTGGTTGCCGCGGCGCAGATGGCGGCACTGGTGGCGACCGGCGGCTTTGCGTTGCTGCATTGGGGCCTATTCGGGCTGCTCTCCATCGCGCTGGTCTGGCTGGGACGTGAGGCGAGCTTGCGGCCGCTAGCGGCGGTCGGGATGGGCGTCGCGCTGATGCTGGCAGGGGTTTGGCGTGATCCGCAGATAGGGCGGTTCGCGCTGGTCTTAGCTGGCGGCGGCGCGATTTATGGTGGTGCGGCGCTCTGGCGGCTGTGGCGCGCGGGCGGCGGGCTGATCGAGGCGGGTCAGTTCGCAGGGCTGGCACTCGCTGGCTTTGCGGTAGCCTTCCTGCATTTTTACCGTGCGGGGCTGGATCAGACGTTTGCCGGGCTGGCGCTGGGAGCGGCGGTTTTGCCCGCGGGGGCTCTGGTGTCGGGATGGCGAAGGCCGCGAGACGATGCGCGCTTTGTGACGCTGGCGACGGCGGCGGGGCTGCTGCTGGTCGTGGCCGGGGCGTTGGGGCTGCCGGGCTGGGCTTTCGCGGCGGTCATCGCGGCCGTGGCGGCTGGCTTGCTGACGCTGGGGGAGAAAGCCGGGGACCGGCGGGTGGAATATAGCGGCTGGGGCTTTGCTTTCGCCGCGCTGGTGGCTGTGGCGGGGTCGGATGATGTCGTGCGGCTGTGGGGCGAGGGGGCGGCGGGCATGCCGCTGCGCTGGATCGCGGTTGCGGCGACGGCGGGACTGTTCGCTTGGCGGGCGATATTTGCGGAAGGGCGTATGGTGGCGCAGGGCGTGGCGGTGCTGCTGGCTTATGGGGCAATGACGCAGGTCGTGCCATCGATCTGGGTGCCGGTGGGAGCCGCTCTGCTGCTCGCTTTGGTGGCGGAGGGCGCGCGGCGGTTGCAAGCTGGGCGGATGTTGGCCGGGCTCGGAGTGGCGGCGGCGCTTGTAGGGCTCTGGGCACTGTGGCCGCTCGCCATCTGGCTTGTCCATGCGCTTTTCTCGCTGCTGGGCGAACCGGTTCTGGTGCGGGATTTGCCCGCGCTGGGCGAGAGCGTGCGGCGGTTGGCGGTGCCGGCCGGGCTGCTCGGAGTGGCCTTGTGGCGCGCTGGGGCTGTTTTGGGACCCTGGGAGAGGCGCGCGGGCTGGGGGCTGGCTGGGATGCTTGGCGTAGTCGCTGCGCACGTCGCTTATAAGCAAGTTTTCGGGCTGACGAATGTGGCGGACGTGACGCGCCTAGCTTTTGCAGAGCGGACGGTTTGGCAGGGATTGCTGATTGGCGCCGGCTTAGGGCTTTGGCGGGTTGGGCGGAAGGTCGCGATGCCTCTGACTGCGGCGGGATTGGCGCATCTGCTGATCTACACGATGCTGCTGCATAACCCGCTGTGGTTCCCCCAGACGGTGGGCGCCTGGCCTGTGATGAATCTGTTGCTTCCCGCTTCTGCCTTGGCTTTTGGGGCGCTTTGGCTGATCGAAAAGATGGGGCCGGAATGGAGCTGGACGCGGCGGCCTGTCGACATGGCGCGGATGGTGCTGATGGCGCTATTTGCGCTGGCAACCTTGCGGCAAATGTTCGTGGGGTCGATGTTGACGGTGCCCGGCCTCAGCCAGGCAGAAGACATATTGCGTTCCGTCTTGGCTCTCGGGATGGCGATCGGGTTCCTCCTCTGGGGTATCCATCGGCGGGCGAAGGATTGGCGTATGGCATCCCTGCTGCTGATGCTGGCGGCGGTAGCCAAAGTGTTCCTGCTGGACGCGTCGGGGCTTTCCGGGCTGCTCCGGATCGGGTCGTTCCTGGCGCTGGGCTTCAGCCTGATCGGTATCGGCTGGCTCTATAATCGCGTACTGCGCGAGCCGCTTAATGACTCAACCAGAATTGCCGCATAA